The genomic segment gtgtttgtggcttTACTCGGTGGCTCCGGCGCAAAAGACTTCAGTTTGAACTCTAGCAGCCATTTACAGATCAGTGTTTTCCACTTTGCTGTAGATGTTTTTAAATAGTTCTGATAATGCACTGATTGCATTCAGTTTTCCCTGCTGAAGGAATAAAGGAAATGAGTAGATCAGATGTGTTTAGATTTAAATCTAAGACCACACGTTTAATGAGCAACAGGTAGGTGTGCGGACTCTCCGAGTCTGCCAGTGAGGATGAAAGATGAAATAAAGAGAGAATCCTTTTTTCTGGTGTGCTTGTGTTGTCTCTTCCTTACTGTGTGTTATTCTGACCACCAGGGGCAGGCCTCAGCAAAACGACAAGGGAAGTTTAAAAAGGTACTGGATGAGCTAGAAACACTGTACAACAGAGCGTCCACTGCTCTCCTACCATCTGGAAATGGCTTACTCTTTACCTTAAGCTAGGACTTGTTACTTCTGCTTTATCATTTCAAAGCATGTCAGTATTTCTGTTCTTTGATGCATTGTTATTTCGACAGAGTAGTTAGTTTTCTGGTGGTCAATACAATTATCTTTTTAGTTATAATTTAAACTTTTATAACTGGGTATTTGttttcttaattaaaaaaaaaaatcagtgaaacGGGAGGATTTTGGTGCTTTAAGTAAGCAGAGGGTGAGAATTTGGGATCATGATGATGGATTATGCTGAAGGTTTAATGACTCTATTTCGACTCAGccggtttgtttgtttgttttgtgcgtgtgtgtgcatttatgcAGGATGTCGTTCCCGTCTTCTACCACTTAATTCCTGCtcccaacaaaacaaagaatggAGGGAAGGAGAAGGACAAGgaaggagagaaggagaaagacgTGAAGGACGAGTTTGCAGAAGCTATGAGGGATCTGAAGATTCAGTGGATGACCAAGTGTGTGCACTTTCTCATCTCTTATGTCCGCCAACGCTTCAGCTTGGCTTCATTTCTCGCTCATCCGTGTGTCACCTTTTGCCGTTCAGGTTAGATTCCAGCGCTGTTTATGACGAACTGATGGAAAACTACGCGGACTACCTGCCACTGCATGTGCAAAGACTACACCAGCTGGACTCGGAAAAGGTGAAAGAGGAACGGAGAATGTGCCAGGAGTCATGTGAGGGAGTTTAAACTGTGCGACCGTGTTGACTcagtcatttttcttttgttgtttgcGTTTAAGGAGCGTGCAAAACGCCTCAAGGAGGTGGTGTCAGCAGCAGACCTCGTCATCTCCCGCATCGACCAGACAGCCCTGGCTGTTTACCTCACCATGAAGACGGACCCACGGCCGGACGCCGCTTCTATCAAGAGGTATGTCGCACCAAGGAGCAGCGTTAATACCACAAACtagttttaaatatttctgtttagATTAAGCATGAACCCCTGTGAAGGTGTCCCACACATCAAACCTTTTATTAGTTTAGTTTGTCTTTGTAGCTCATACAAGAGCTCAACTCTTCAACCCATTGAAAACCTACTAGGAAAAATTACATATTAGAAAAACTATTCTGATGGTCATCAAACCACATCTTTATTAACATATAAATAAGGTTCGCTCAGGCTAATCTTTATAGAGGGAGATGTTAAAATGGCAAGAGAGAAGAAGTttaaatcatcagctgtgacttttgTGAATTCTGGTGGGGCGATTAATCATAGATGAGAGCTCACAGTTCTGGAGGGAGAAATATTTACAGAGAGGTGCAGCAAGTAAAAAGcacaagcctttttttttttttttttaattgtacatGAAGTACATTTTAGAATTTAGGCTCCTTAatttgttttagaaaaaaaaataggctTAACGCAGCCGTGCTGCTCTTGACCTCTGGTAATATTTGTGTTTCAGCGACATGGAGAAGCAGAAGTCGTCCCTGCTCGACGCCCTGTGCAGGAAGGGCTGCGCTCTGGCCGACCAGCTCCTCCTGCCCCCCGCGTCGCAGGATGGCGCTGGGGCTGTCGCCACGGGGCAGACGGTGGCTGAAGAGCCTGCAGAGGAGGCGGCCAGCAGCTCTGATGACATCTTGCAGAACATTTCCAAAGCCCTGATGGATACATTCTGGGAGGTGCAGAAGTGGGCGGAGCTAACGGAGTCCAAGGTAAGAGAAGTCAAActggtgtttatgttttttgtttgtttgtttgtttgtttgtttttaaagatttgGGGTCATAGCTaaagttttctttctctgtttctttgccTTGGCTGCTCAGGTGTTGATGTTTTCATATAAACACGCTCTGGTGAACAAGATGTATGGGCGGGCTTTAAAATACGCCTCAAAGATGGTGGAGGAGAAGCCCAGCAAGGAGAACATGAAGAACTCCATCCAGGTACAACAGCAGTGACGGCCAGCACACAATGACGTCTTTTTCACTGCAGTGAtttttaattattctttttttttttctgtttcttgttCCTCAGCTCATGCGTCACCTCGGATGGACACACTGCGCTGCTTTCAGCGAGAACTGGCTCCCCGTCATGTACCCCGCCGACTACACGCTGTTCTAGGCACAGGCGCGCACACACCTGCATGCATGCTCGGGCAGCACGGCCACCCACGGTCCCATCACATGACAACTATGATATCATGTCCCTCAGGGTCACATGGTCTATGCATCCAACCAACCAGCTGCctcctcagatttttttttttttttttaaatgtaattgttgaTGAACACCAAAATAAATGATGACGGCGAGCGTAAGCGGTGGGATCACGCTCATCCTGAAGTTACCTTTAAACATGTTGTCGAGCAGCCTCGGCTGTTCAGCAAGAAAAACAACCAATAAATTAGTTTTTAAGAGCTGAACTCTTCTGAACTTTCTCCAGGGTGGGCTTGATCCTGCAGCTCAGTCGTCGTCCTTTATTTTGCTGTCATCCACAGATTTTTGGAGGCATTCACATCCACCCCATTCTCAGCTGTCTGGACTTCATTTCACATGAAAAACCTCATTGTCTGGtgtaaatactgtaaaaaaacaaaagggccACGACCCCGTTTATTAGCTAAGAAAACAAACTGAGTGCTCAAAGCTTGCTGTTATACTTCAGAGAGAAGACTGAGGACTCGCTGCTGCACATGTGCAGACACACTGGGCCTGATCCATGAGTTAAAAGGGAGTCACGGACAGAGCTCAatctcccttttttcttttctttttgattgtCCAGCCCGCCTGGGTTAAAGCTACCATTTATTCTTGTCTGTCTCAGAACACACAACAGTTTTGAGGTGCCTTTCTTCATGTACCTTAACCTTTTCTGATGGGATGAAACGCAGGTCGTAGGGGGAGGATTTGACCACAGGAGGCGCTCATCCGCTTTCACCCATCAACCTTCAGTGGTGTCGACTGATGCGTTGAAGCTCGTATCAGCAGGCCGTCACCGCCGCCTTCGACAGCCACCTAAAACAGACCTCACTAACATCACGATGCAGACGCGGGCAGCGGTAGGATGTTCGGATCTGATTTCATCGTGAAACTTTCACACAGTGTTAAGACAAGTTTCTGTGCAGCAGTCACGCGTTGCACATGtacacagtgtcataaaataaTGTACATACACTCATAACTTACAGAATATTAAGATGCAATAGGTATATAACACAAAAATATTATTCTAATCGATGTGTTTTGAGTATATGCATGAGGAAGCATAGTTTTGTGGAAGCGgattttcagtttgtttctatttgaatgatttttaatCGCCAACGGTATCCTCTGACGTTGTTTtcatgtgtgcgtgtctgtgagtgaattttatttgtgagggTGTTTTTGTGTACATTGACTTTTCTCCCAGCGAGACTGTAACGAAAGCCATTTAGAGGGGAGCTGAgcataagttttgttttttgctttttgcttttgaGGACTATAACAGTGCTTTTGTCCAATTCACCTAATTTACACAGACCTTAAATTACAGCTTCTGCAagttgtggtgtttttttttttttctttgaacgTCATAGGTCTGGACATTTGCCATGTGCCACATGTTTCTCTACTCAAAATAATCCAGGCAAGGTTGGTGCCTGAGTAGAGCTCAGAGTTTATGATACACGATGCTCATCTGCTGAAAAGTTTAGGGCTTCAGTGCGTGTGTGAGAATTGAGTGAGGTTTGCAGCtaatgtacattttattttcctctccTTACCTTGGAATAGGCGCGGCTCTGAGGCTTTGTGCATGCTTTTTCTTCATGTAGTGACGATGTGATGTGTAAATGGTCGACGCTGCCTCGTGCAAGCATAAGAAAACGGTATAGATGGAAAAAATGCTTCTAAAAATAGACAAACCTCACAACATGCTTCTGGAAGCTGTTCAGCAAAACTTCAAAGAGTTGTATTTAAGAACGTATCTAACATGGACAgatcttcttttttccccttttttctttaaatccaTAGAACTTAAAGTATGATTTCTGTTTCATCACTTTAACCAAAGAACGATTTTCCATGTTAAGCTGGTTTAATCATCGCTGCATGTATGAAGGCGTAAACCATATCGGAGAGGAGGTGGTGATGGTGGAGTCACGCCCCACATGTGAAGATGAACCCCCACCCTCCGGTGTGGATTTTGTGACTGTTTATGGTCTCATCTTTCCCTGATGTTGTTTTAAGACGTCTCTCAAGTGGAAGGTCCATGCCTACGAATGTAAAAGCAGCTGCTTTCGAGCCTCTTGTCCTCAAGGGGAGCAGAAAAATCTCTTCTGGGGGTGAATCGGTGGTCACAAATCATGCTTCTGTTTTTAGCTTCTCAGCAGCAGTCTCAGGTTTCTCTGCTGGaatccatttttcttttttaaatcttctcttttctcctttttctggaGTTTTGGATTGTTTTTCAGACAGATGTTGCATTCAGGGCTCTGCTATCAACAATTACACGCTGCCAATGACagtttcactttaaaaataattttaaaaaggccTTAACGTTCACCACAGGACTTTACCGTCCACTTCATGGCACCAAACAGACTTCTCATATCCGTTGCTCTCACTCCGCTGGTGTCGAGAAAGACTTCAGAAAAGCTTCTTATGgttgtgtttatatttataGTCATAAAATCTAGTAAATGCCAATATTTTATCGAATGTTACGAGATAAGGTTGTATGCTCTTAGTATTATTTTATACCTATTCTTCCTTGATGACGTGGGAAAGACCCCGAGCTACTGTCACTATTTTGTGGTCACATGGAATAAGTCACAATCAGAAAAATGACactgaataaaaatatttgGAACAATTCACGTGTTCACTGAGCATCACTTGCACATACAGCAAAAGAGACTTAAAAGCGGTACAGCTGACATGccaaaaaaagacatttcatAGCTTCTTTTATACTTACTATGGAGGGCAGAGAGagccaaaaatgaataaaataaatacttaaaattggggaaaaaaagttcaATTTCAATTTGCTTCATTTAAgccatttaatattttttttcctatttaaatGACGTTCTATTGATTAAATATTTGACTTATTCCCAATTTTGATTAATTGACACATTTGTTTACTTCCAATTTTAATTATTCACAGTTATTTAATGGTGTGTTTAATTTAATTCCTTGTGGCACTTATGGCCCTCCGTACCCCACAGCCCAGTGAGTCCTGATCAGATGATTTGTTTTATCCCAAACATAGTATATTTAAGAGAAAATCTTTACATCTGAGAAACTGTCAATCACACAATCCAGTCAGTTGCTGACATCATTTTATTCTAATAGACAAAATTGGTGCCTTTAATACACCTTTCTCCAACCTACAtttattgttgttgtgtgtCTTTTCTGTTCCCCAAGCTTCTTGTCTGCCTCTTATTCTACCATCTGAGGAAAAAGATGGCTAAAAGTCATCTTAATATGACAGTTCAAGTCTAAGCAACAACAAAGCCATCTGCCGTAAACTGACTATTTTTACACAGCATGCAAAACCTTGAAGCAAtagcagaagaccacatcgggtgccactcctgttggctagaacaggaaactgaggctactcACATGgattcaccaaaactggacaatagaagattgtAAAAATGTCTGgatttctgctgtgatgtttagGGTCAAAATGagatgtaaacaacatgaaaacatgaatccTATTTTGAATCAATGGTTTAAgctagtggtggtggtggtggtggtgtaatggtgtggaggATATTTTTAACAACACAACTTAAGTATTGACTCTtaatgaccacagtgtacccgtCTCCTGATGGCAGCTTCTATCAGGATAATCCACAATATCCCAAAGCTCAAATAATCTCAGAGTGGTTGTTGTTAACATGGAACAAAATCTCTGAGAGATGTTTAAATCTATcccatgaagaattaaagcagttctgaagaaaaaaacaaaacaaaaaaaacccaacaggtccaacccagtactagcaaggtgtacctaataaagtggtagGTAAGTGTGTATCGGCTCTATTTAAGTATTAATTACAAAATATGAGTGTAGAGTGTTGGAGGATGTAATATAACTCTACAAAAGTGTACAAGATGTGTGTTATCAGCATGATACAGAAAATTTTCCCATATGATGGTTATTGTCGACCAGTGTAACATGCACCCACAAGAAAGTGTCTGATGAGTCTAGAAAGGGACTGCACCATAGAAGGCAGATGATTTTGCATATTTTGGGCGATTATTTTCAAAACTGATCACATTTTCAGCAGCCTTGAATTTGGTATCTGAACATTTGTTCCCCAAACCTTACTGCCAAAGCAGATCCAAACTCACACTCATctcctcagatttttttttttttttttatcccccaCCAACATGTATAAAACAGCAGGTAACAAATTTTAGTTCAAGCTCAAAGCAGCATTGGTAAACACTGGATTATTTCAATGGAGCCATTTGAATTGCTGGCAATTTGTACACTTCAATGGCTTATCTCATGGGAGCGTCTCAGGAAATCTATCCACACCTTTTTGGCCTCTCAGTCTCTACTTGTTGCCATGAAGATCTTCATCTCTCCATCCTCGGCCAATAAGCTTGTGTTAAAGGCCTTTTTAAAGTTCTCAGTGAAAGTCAAGTCAGACTCAAACCTGACCTTGTTGGCCCAGATCAGAGTTGTTCCCAGTTTGCAGAAATGCTTCATGGTGACCAGAAGCTCACCCAGATAGTTGTGATGGTAGACCACATCAGCTGCCAGAATGTAGTCGTAGTGGTAGACCGATGATGGGTGGGTGCGTTCCAGGTCATAGCTCCATGGCAGAGCAACCACCTGGGGCGTGTGTCTGCAGCGGTTTCTGGTGTTCCTCATCACATTAGCCCGGAGATTCCCTAACATCTCTGGCAAATCTGTGGCTGTGACCGAAGCTCCTGATGATGAAGAAATACATCATCGTTACAGCGATACAAGGGCATTGTGGTGTTGCAAGACTTGTGAAATGTTCTGTGCCTCTGCGTGTTTGCATATACATGCTTTGTGTCAGATTGTGTGAGAACCCTCACCCAGCAGACTGGCCACAATGGTCACCAGTCCTGTCCCTGCTCCCAGCTCCAGCACCTCCTTTCCCTTCAGGTTTACCATGTGCCTGTTGTTTTCCAGGAAGGAGCACAAAGCCAACGCCTTCAGGACAGAGGGGGATCAGACAAGATCAAATTAATGAGTATGGTCCTGCTGTTAGGATCATACTATGTATACTTCTGTAATTTTTATAATAGCTTTCCATGATTTATAGTTTACAAATTACTGGGCCTTGGTTCAgccactgtctgaaacaagctgttttagctgCTCTGCCTCTAAGGCCATCCTTCCTTTAAGCCAAGCCACTTCTGATTGGCCACATGCATGACCATATATAGGGTATCCTTTCTAAGTGACATCATACTGTTccaagactaaaaaaaaaaaaaaaaaaaaaaaaacactatctGAAACTAAGAAAATACAGTAATCTAAAGCCTGAgctttttgctcacaggcttcCGTAACAATGTATATAAGACAGAAATCAAGAAAGCGTACAACAGGTCCACTTTCAATAGTGTTTTGACAGTTTTCATAAATACTCACCGCTGGCCACATCATTGCTCCAAAAGAGTCTATGGATTCATAAATAACGATATCCTCCCCTACATAATGGTAGATATCTTTAGTAAGGCTGCAGACGATGCTGGGGATCCAGTTCTCTTTTAGAGCTGTCTGTTTCTTAATCTCCTGTCCTGTGGGGACAAACAGAAATGAGCTTCAGTTCAATCAGACACAGTAAcgacaaaaataaattatgcatAATTCTCTAAGATTGCTAACATGAGTGTCAGACAAATACTGGGAAGCTTATGAGTCAGCATTTTCCTCACAGCATAATTTGGAGCactaaaaaagacaaatgttaGTATTTTAATGGGTATAATTGTCACGGATTGCCGGGGCAAGCCGTGTGTGAATTATTAAGGACCCAAGATGCGGCAGCTCTGGTGCAAGTGAGTTTATTACTCAAAAGTAAATCCAACAGAGATGGCGAGGATGAGCGTAAAACTAAGAAAACCTAAATTGGGAAAAACTAACAGAAACAGAGATGCAGGGAGGCACGGGGAAATGCACAGAATGACGGACGGAGAGACGCAGACCATAACATACCAAGTAacgcagacgaaccagcaactacaaagacagaagaCCCGACTTAACCCATTTGATCCCAAATTTTTCCATGCAAAATAATTGCATGAATTTTACTCCTTAGACTTCCCCTACACACAATATGTTTAATTTTGTTAACGTAATAGGGGGTTAAAATGGCAACAATTGTTGCCAGTGGGATTAAATGggttaaatacacagagaaacacagggagattacacacaggtggtggacacagctgggagtaattaacaAGACAacaggtaaaactgaacacattcacaagagacgcagaccttcaccataaaacaggaaacaagagaaCACTACACGAGGATGCAGACAGGACactgaaagagagacagaataaaacacatggaaccTGAACTAAACATGAGGGCgagaaaacaaaacctaaaccagaagtaataatcatcatcataatcactAATAGCACAACAAGAGAATACGAGAACAAatcataatataataaactcaacatactgggtccaacggacccagagccatgacagtacccccctcCAAGGGCTGGCTCCCGACAGCCCAAACAAAAAGGCACAACAAGACAAAGCACCAGGTCAGGGCgggcggagggggtccaggaAGGAGGgtccgaaaaaaaaaaaaaaaaaaaaaaaacca from the Oreochromis niloticus isolate F11D_XX linkage group LG1, O_niloticus_UMD_NMBU, whole genome shotgun sequence genome contains:
- the LOC100690019 gene encoding protein-lysine methyltransferase METTL21C, which produces MLEDERENEKEGNTECEEEETMEEVLADEKAQPEDTDSIVAGSSALLGQEIKKQTALKENWIPSIVCSLTKDIYHYVGEDIVIYESIDSFGAMMWPAALALCSFLENNRHMVNLKGKEVLELGAGTGLVTIVASLLGASVTATDLPEMLGNLRANVMRNTRNRCRHTPQVVALPWSYDLERTHPSSVYHYDYILAADVVYHHNYLGELLVTMKHFCKLGTTLIWANKVRFESDLTFTENFKKAFNTSLLAEDGEMKIFMATSRD